The following coding sequences lie in one Salmo salar chromosome ssa13, Ssal_v3.1, whole genome shotgun sequence genomic window:
- the LOC106567314 gene encoding DNA-(apurinic or apyrimidinic site) endonuclease 2-like — protein MFGMPMSDMELSGVDTYCKDSATPFAAEEGLTGLLTTNHKMTVECYGDQEEFSSEEQYVLDNEGRAVLTQHRGEKRLLSYDLSHDFLYFKKYFMVIPRADPEKPEWKLFELQFYKLLQCRGTGVGCRNPLPVSQEAGETREYLNPLRAGTSSGKKRTLAGVICPKKSKPLKAGPKPQGSLLAFFKPKSTLVTLTREAPGSSSERVLRGPSPCPPVRYMGTPFTPHSQEGGPNFGKQFFVCNRPQGHASNPEACCSFFSWVDNKGK, from the exons GAGTTGATACTTACTGCAAAGACAGTGCCACCCCATTTGCTGCAGAGGAGGGCCTGACCGGCCTGCTGACCACCAACCACAAGATGACCGTTGAATGCTATGGAGACCAGGAAGAGTTCTCCAGTGAGGAGCAGTATGTCCTGGACAACGAGGGAAGGGCTGTTCTCACACAGCACAGGGGAGAAAAAAGACTTTTATCATATGATTTGTCCCATGACTTTCTATATTTTAAGAAATATT TTATGGTTATCCCACGAGCTGACCCAGAAAAGCCTGAATGGAAACTGTTCGAACTGCAGTTTTACAAGCTGCTTCAGTGCAGGGGGACaggggttgggtgcaggaacccACTACCAGTATCTCAGGAGGCTGGGGAGACCCGAGAGTACCTGAATCCACTGAGAGCAGGGACAAGCTCTGGAAAGAAGAGGACGTTAGCAGGAGTCATTTGTCCCAAAAAGAGTAAGCCACTAAAGGCTGGCCCAAAGCCTCAAGGCAGCCTGTTAGCCTTTTTCAAGCCCAAATCCACACTTGTGACTCTAACTAGGGAAGCCCCAGGGAGTTCAAGTGAAAGGG TCCTGCGTGGGCCGTCCCCATGCCCCCCTGTGAGGTACATGGGAACCCCGTTTACGCCGCACAGTCAAGAAGGCGGGCCAAACTTTGGCAAGCAGTTCTTTGTGTGTAACCGCCCTCAGGGCCATGCATCCAATCCTGAGGCTTGCTGTAGCTTCTTTTCCTGGGTggataataaaggaaaatag
- the s38a3 gene encoding Sodium-coupled neutral amino acid transporter 3, with translation MDVGRGMELQKMNGQHSRDLGSDKLNLEDGFDGLEFMAERDEFLPGKSPGIKAPQFTDFEGKTSFGMSIFNLSNAIMGSGILGLAYAMSNTGIVLFLILLLCIAILSAYSIHLLLRSAGVVGIRAYEQLGHRAFGQSGKVLAGSIITMHNIGAMSSYLFIVKSELPLVMQAFLGLKENTGEWYLDGKYLIIIVSVIIVFPLSLMRHLGYLGYTSGFSLSCMVFFLISVIYKKFNIPCPLENISSHGNHLVSVLEESHDNHSFVSSDVDFCEAQSFTINMKTAYTIPILAFAFVCHPEVLPIYTELRDATKKRMQKVANISILAMFVMYGLTAIFGYLTFFGGVDTELLHTYIKVDPLDTLILCVRMAVLVAVTLTVPVVLFPIRRALLQLLFPEKPFHWAHHISIAVCLLIIVNLLVIFVPTIRDIFGIIGATSAPSLIFILPGIFYIRIVPEETEPLKSIPKIMAACFAALGFVFMVMSTSFIILDWVSGESRSGGGH, from the exons ATGGATGTTGGGAGAGGTATGGAGCTCCAAAAGATGAACGGGCAACATAGCAGGGACCTTGGTTCAGATAAGCTCAATTTAGAAGATGG GTTTGACGGGCTGGAGTTCATGGCAGAGCGGGATGAGTTCCTGCCAGGGAAGAGCCCAGGAATAAAGGCACCTCAGTTCACTGAT TTTGAGGGGAAGACGTCATTTGGAATGTCCATCTTTAATCTCAGCAATGCCATCATGGGCAGTGGAATTCTGGGACTAGCGTACGCCATGTCAAACACCGGAATCGTCCTCTTCCT tATCCTGTTGCTATGCATTGCCATTTTGTCAGCCTATTCCATCCACCTCCTCCTGAGAAGTGCAGGAGTTGTAG gcATACGTGCCTATGAGCAGCTAGGGCACCGTGCTTTTGGACAATCAGGCAAAGTGTTGGCTGGCTCCATCATCACCATGCACAACATCGGAG CGATGTCCAGCTacctcttcattgtgaagtctgagCTCCCGTTGGTCATGCAGGCCTTTCTGGGCCTGAAGGAAAATACTGG AGAGTGGTACTTGGATGGAAAGTACCTGATCATCATCGTAAGCGTCATCATCGTCTTTCCACTCTCACTCATGCGACATCTTG GGTACCTGGGCTACACCAGTGGCTTCTCGCTCTCCTGTATGGTTTTCTTCCTCATCTCC GTGATCTATAAGAAGTTCAACATCCCATGTCCACTGGAGAACATATCCAGTCATGGTAACCACTTAGTGTCCGTCCTGGAGGAGAGTCACGATAACCACTCATTTGTCTCCTCTGATGTGGACTTCTGTGAAGCACAGTCCTTCACCATCAACATGAAG ACAGCATATACCATCCCCATCCTGGCTTTCGCTTTTGTCTGCCATCCTGAGGTGCTTCCCATCTACACAGAGTTACGAGA CGCCACCAAGAAACGCATGCAGAAGGTTGCCAACATCTCCATTCTGGCCATGTTCGTCATGTATGGGCTAACCGCTATCTTCGGTTACCTCACCTTCTTTG GTGGAGTAGATACCGAGCTCCTTCATACATACATTAAAGTGGACCCATTGGACACACTGATCCTGTGTGTGCGTATGGCTGTGCTGGTTGCTGTTACCCTTACTGTTCCTGTGGTACTCTTTCCG ATCCGCAGGGCCCTGCTGCAGCTGCTGTTCCCTGAGAAGCCCTTCCACTGGGCTCACCACATCTCCATCGCCGTGTGTCTCCTCATCATCGTCAACCTATTGGTCATCTTCGTGCCCACCATTCGAGACATCTTCGGCATCATTG GGGCGACCTCTGCACCCAGCCTGATCTTCATCCTCCCGGGAATCTTCTACATCAGGATTGTTCCTGAAGAAACGGAGCCTTTAAAATCCATACCAAAGATTATG GCTGCCTGTTTTGCTGCGTTAGGCTTCGTCTTCATGGTGATGAGTACGTCATTCATCATCCTTGATTGGGTGTCCGGAGAGTCTCGGAGTGGAGGCGGGCACTAG
- the LOC106567248 gene encoding wiskott-Aldrich syndrome protein, whose translation MSLGPKSKGVQGYSPSALLSPQENERLGDLLGRRCASLATAVVQLYMALPHSPTCWSLQHTGVACFTKDNPRRSYFIRLFDVKKGQLTWEQELYNQMVYHSPRPFFHVFAADDCQVGLNFVNEQESETFLCAVEDKINQRNRQVSEKKQRPLPSNGPGSPASPSVATMDIQNPDIQASRYRSVTPVPAPAFVSRGKKDKKKDKKKGSKLSKADIGAPSGFTHVSHVGWDPNNLDPDLKKLLSCAGISEAELKDEETSQLIQQVIENSGGMEAVKKAMHTDPGHPHPPPGRQGSLPPVPGSCSSSPAPTPPRGGRTGPLPTPPGQPGRGPPHSHPPPSRGALPTPPPSTGRGGLPPPPPSVSYTSPPPPPPPGHQRSMPDPHPPAPSAPSRGGPAPPPPPPPPPPSQSSGDFPPRPWKGPPPPAPASTGGCEEGGRGALLDQIRLGRKLKNVTDSPESPPPAETDSEGIVGALMMVMQKRSKVIHSSDEGEDEGGYDDEDDDEWDDL comes from the exons ATGAGTCTGGGACCTAAGTCTAAAGGAGTTCAGGGGTACAGTCCCAGCGCTCTGCTGAGCCCACAGGAGAATGAGAGGCTGGGGGACCTCCTGGGGAGGAGGTGTGCT tccCTGGCAACGGCTGTGGTGCAGCTGTATATGGCCCTGCCACATAGTCCCACCTGCTGGAGCCTGCAGCACACTGGGGTGGCCTGCTTCACCAAGGACAACCCTCGTCGCTCCTACTTCATACGCCTCTTCGATGTCAAG AAAGGACAGCTGACCTGGGAGCAGGAGCTCTATAACCAAATGGTCTACCACAGCCCCCGACCCTTCTTCCACGTATTTGCTGCAGAT GACTGCCAAGTGGGGCTGAACTTTGTGAATGAACAAGAGTCTGAAACATTCCTATGTGCAGTGGAAGACAAGATAAACCAGAGAAACCGTCAAG TCTCAGAGAAGAAGCAGCGCCCCCTGCCTTCCAATG GACCTGGGAGTCCCGCTTCTCCCTCTGTGGCAACCATGGACATCCAGAACCCAGACATCCAGGCTTCACGCTACCGCTCCGTCACACCTGTGCCTGCTCCTGCCTTTGTCAGTAGGGGGAAAAAGGACAAGAAGAAGGACAAGAAGAAGGGCAGTAAACTCTCCAAAGCAGACATTGGAGCACCCAGTGGGTTTAC acacgtgagtcatgtgGGCTGGGATCCCAATAACCTGGACCCTGACCTGAAGAAGCTGTTGTCCTGTGCTGGGATCAGTGAGGCTGAGCTGAAGGATGAGGAGACCTCCCAACTCATCCAACAAGTCATCGAGAACTCAGGCGGCATGGAAGCAGTCAAAAAGGCCATGCACACTG ATCCTGGGCATCCTCACCCTCCGCCTGGTAGACAGGGTTCTCTACCTCCCGTACCAGGCAGCTGttcctcctctcctgcccccACTCCTCCACGGGGGGGTCGCACTGGCCCCCTGCCCACTCCCCCAGGACAGCCAGGGCGAGGCCCACCCCACTCCCATCCCCCTCCATCCCGTGGAGCCCTGCCAACTCCACCCCCCTCAACCGGCCGAGGCGGACTcccaccccctccaccctctgtGTCCTatacttctcctccccctccccctccccctggcCACCAGCGCTCCATGCCTGACCCTCATCCACCTGCTCCATCCGCCCCCAGCCGAGGAGGCCCAgcgcctcctccacctcctcccccgcCTCCCCCATCCCAGAGCTCTGGAGACTTTCCTCCTCGCCCCTGGAAAGGTCCCCCACCACCTGCTCCTGCATCTACAGGAGGATGTGAAGAAGGTGGTAGAGGAGCTCTGCTGGATCAGATCCGTCTGGGGAGGAAGCTCAAAAAC GTCACAGACAGTCCTGAGTCACCTCCACCTGCCGAGACAGACTCAGAGGGCATCGTAGGAGCTCTGATGATGGTCATGCAGAAGAGGAGTAAAGTCATCCACTCCTCTG ATGAAGGTGAAGACGAAGGAGgttatgatgatgaagatgacgaTGAGTGGGACGACTTATAA